The DNA window TGCAGCAGCAGGATCGGGCTGCCGTGGCCGTAGACGGCATAATACATCTTGATGCCGTTGACCTTCGCAAAGCCGGCTCTGTCGAGCACCGGCCCGCGCGGACGGACCTTCATGTGGACACCGGCGGACACGACCAGCGCGACGGCGAAAGACACCGCGAGCGCCCTGGTGAGCGGCGCGCGGCCGATGGACCGCAACCATGTCTGAAGACGGGCATGACGCAAGCCTGCGAACTCCGGCAAAGCGCGAACCGAGCGCCGGCACCCTCTCTCCGGTCCGCAGCCAAGGACCGGGAAAGACTGCCGCAATCGCAAAAAAGTCCGTGTTCCAAGAGACCCTTGGACGAGGATAGCCGAAATTCTCTAGCACATCCGCTCAGGAATGCGTGGTCCAACGCGGATCAAATTCCGCTGATCGGGCCCGGCAGATCAGCCCTCCGACGAGGTGACCCAGCCGACAACCGCGCCCGAAGCGTCCTTGACGATGGCGATGCGCCCGACGCCGGGCACGTCGAAGGCCGGCCGCTTGATCTCGCCGCCCGCCGCCTCGACCAGGGCGAGCCGGGCGTCGATGTCGTCGACCTCGATGAAGGTGAACCAGTGCGCGGGAATGCCGTCGAACTGCGGGCTCTGCAGCTGATAGAGCCCGCCGACGCGGGTCTCGCCCGACATGATGATCCAGTAGATGCCGCCGTCCGGGTCTTCCATCGGCATCGACTGGTAGGTCCAGCCGAGGGTATCCGCATAGAAGTCCTTGGCCGCATCGACGTCCCAGGTTTCCAGTTCGGTCCACACGACGGTTCCGTGCTGCGGCATGAGATGTCTCCCGGATCGTTGGGCGGTTCGGTATGGCGCCGCCTTTTGGTTGATCGGCCAAGACTATGCACGGATGGTGGCAGTGGTGCGACAGCGATTGAGACGCTCGATCAGGACATTGACACCACGGCGGTAACTGACCGGAGGAAGAAATCGACGCAAAAAAGCCGGGACCGAAGGCGGCGTCCCGGCTTTCAATGGTTTCGCAGGAATGAGATCCCGGCTGAGATGAACGATGGATGGCCCGCGCGGACCGTCCCACAGCGCCCAGCGGAGAAAGACAGGCCGCGGGCAGGCTCCGCGCCGTGGCCGGTCCCTTCCTCAGCGCATGGCGCGCTGGGCCGCGATCTCGTCCATCTGCTCCTGGTCGAGCATCTCGGCTGCATGGCGGCTGCGCTCCTGATCGCGCTCCTCCATGAGCTCGATCTTCTTCAGCTCCTCCACGGCCTCGGCGAGCGCGTCCTGCGCCGCCTCGTGCTGGCCCTTGAGGTCATCGGCGGAGGCGTTGAGGTTGTCGCGCCGCTGCATCGCCGCCTTGGCAAAGGTCGAATAGGCGAAATGCGTGATGTCCGTGATGCCGGTCCGGTTCTGCTCGGCGACGATCTGTTCGTCCAGTTCGGTGGCCATGCGCCGGAACTCGGCGATCATGGTTTCGATTTGCGCCAGCTGTCGACGTTTCTCGTCGACCTGGAATCGCCTGAGCCGGATCAAACTGTTTCGCGCCTTCATTGAGCCTCACTCCAGATACCGCACCCTCGGTCCGGCGCAGCCCAAACCCCGCCTCTTCCCGCGGGAAAAAGGGGTCAGGCAGCCGTCCCATCTGCATCTGGTCCTAACCTTAACCCGGTAGCGGTTTCCAAAAGGTTCGCAAGTGCGTGATAACCATCGAACCTTCGCGTGCATTCTCCCTTTCCCTGTCTCAGGAAGGCCTCGACCGGGTCGTTGAGCGCCATGGCCATGTCCACTTCCGGGTTGGTGCCCTTGCGATAGGCGCCGAGCCGGATGAGTTCCTCCATGTCGCCATAGGTCGCCATCAGGCGCTTCACCTCGCGCAGGAGATCGCGCCATTCCGGTTCGACGCAGCCCGGCATGGTCCGCGAGACCGATTTCAGGATATTGACCGCCGGATAGCGCCCACGCTCGGCGATCGCCCGCTCCATCACGATATGACCGTCGAGAATGCCGCGCACGGCGTCGGCAATCGGCTCATTATGATTGTCGCCTTCCACGAGCACCGTGAAGAGGCCGGTGATGGAGCCGGCCCCGGCCCGGCCGGGCCCGGCGCGTTCCAGAAGACGCGGCAGCTCGGTGAAGACCGTTGGCGTATAGCCCTTGGACGTCGGCGGCTCGCCGGCGGCAAGGCCGATCTCGCGCTGGGCCATGGCAAAGCGTGTCACACTATCCATGAGACACAGGACATCCTTGCCCTCGTCGCGGAAATGCTCGGCGACCGTCATGGTCAGATAGGCCGCCTGCCGGCGCATCAGCACGGATTCGTCGGACGTGGCCACGACGACGACCGAGCGGGCAAGGCCCTCCTCGCCGAGATCGTCCTCGATGAACTCCTGCACCTCGCGTCCGCGCTCGCCGATGAGGCCGATGACGGCGACGTCGCAGGCCGTGTTGCGCGCCAGCATGGAGAGAAGCACCGACTTGCCGACACCGGAGCCGGCGAAGATGCCCATGCGCTGGCCGCGGCAGCAGGTGGCGAAAGTGTTGAGCGCGCGCACGCCGAGATCGATCGGCGCGCCGACGCGGGTGCGCTCGTTGGCCGGCGGAGGATTGGAGCGCAACAGCCGCTCGTCGGGGCCCATCGGCAACGGGCCCTTGCCGTCGATGGGCTCGCCGAGGGCATTGACCACCCGGCCAAGCCAGCCGTCGGCCGGCCGTGTCGTTGAGGCCATCGACACGATCGCCGCCTTGGCGCCGAGGCGCACGCCCTCCAGCGGTCCATAGGGAAGACAGAGCGCCCGGCCCTCGCCGAAGCCGACCACCTCCATCGGTACCTGCGCGCCGCCGAAGCCGGAGACCATCAGGCGCGTGCCGACGCTCATCTCCTGGATGGGACCGGCGACCTCCACGAGGAGCCCCTGGACGGCGGCTACCCGTCCATAGATCTCCAGCAGAGGGATTCGTTTGAGTTCGGCGATGAGGCGTTCCATAACGACTTCGCCCTCCGTGATTCGCGTCGGTAATAATTCTTTTGTGATTCTTACCCGAGTTTACGCTCCATTTACCTCTTCAGTTAATGCTTGACAGTCGCGACTGGCGACGGGGCTGGTCGGCTGCGGGAATGGATGTGGATAAGCGGAAAGGCATGAGTCTCAAGAGTCGGTTAGAGGCATTTCTTAAAGTCGATTCACAATGTTTTTGAATCGCGATTCCTGTAGAGATTCGAGGACTCTGTAGGAATTTTCTCGATAGAAATCACTCGCCTCTTGTGTCCGTGAATCAGAATTGGTTAATTGTTAACCACTAGCCCGTAACCTGAGGTCTGACATCCACAGGCCTGCTGAAGCCAGAGCCGGATGCGCCGCAGGAAGCAGCGATCCGGTTCGATTGATAAGGGGATTGAGCATGCGAGTTTTGCTGATCGAGGACGACAGCGCGACCGCACAGAGCATCGAGCTCATGCTGAAGTCCGAGAGCTTCAACGTCTACACCACCGATCTTGGTGAAGAAGGCATAGACCTCGGTAAACTGTACGACTACGACATCATTCTTCTTGATCTGAACCTCCCCGACATGTCGGGTTACGAGGTGTTGCGCACCTTGCGCGTCTCCAAGATCAAGACCCCCATTCTGATCCTGTCCGGACTTGGAAACATCGAGGACAAGGTTCGCGGTCTCGGCTTCGGCGCCGACGACTACATGACCAAGCCTTTCCACAAGGATGAACTGGTCGCCCGCATCCACGCCATCGTCCGCCGTTCCAAGGGCCATGCGCAATCCGTCATCGTCACCGGCGATCTTATCGTCAACCTCGATACCAAGACGGTGGAAGTGAACGGCAACCGCGTGCATCTGACCGGCAAGGAATACCAGATGCTGGAGCTTCTTTCGCTCCGCAAGGGCACGACCCTCACCAAGGAGATGTTCCTGAACCATCTCTACGGCGGCATGGACGAGCCGGAACTGAAGATTATCGACGTCTTCATCTGCAAGCTGCGCAAGAAGCTGGCGAACGCCACCGACGGCAAGAACTACATCGAAACCGTCTGGGGCCGCGGCTACGTGCTGCGCGAAAACGACGACGTCCGCGAGATCGCCTGACGGACGGGATCCCCGTTCGATCCCGCAGTAGCAATCCCCGCAAACGCATCAATGGCAAAAGGCCGCCGGTCATCCCGGCGGCCTTTTTCGTTGTGGTCGGTTCGCTGACGCCGGCCGGAAGGCCTTGCCCGCCGGATCGGGGTGCCGTGTCAGCGCCCCGATCCTAGAGCCGAGAAGGCGCGTGCGATGGCCTCAGAGCGCGCCCGTGCGCATCTGCTCGGCGATATAGTCGGCCTGGCGGATGGCGAGGCTGACGATGGTCAGCGTCGGGTTCTCCGCCCCGCCGGTGGTGAACTGGCTGCCGTCCGACACGAAGAGATTCTTGATGTCGTGGGTCTGGCCATGCTTGTTCACGACGCCGTCTTCCGCCTTCTCGCTCATCCGGTTGGTGCCGAGATTGTGGGTGGAGGGATAGGGCGGCGTCGGGAAAGTGCGAACGGCCCCGACCGCGTCGTAGAGCGCCGCGCCTTGGCGGTAGGCGTGCTCGCGCATGGCGACGTCGTTCGGATGGTCGTCGAAGTGGACGCTGGCCACCGGCAGGCCGTACTGGTCCTTGGCGTTCGCATCGAGCGTCACCCGGTTCTCCTCGCGCGGCATGTCCTCGCCGACGAGCCACATGCCGGCCATGTTGACATAGCCGTCCATGGCCGA is part of the Hartmannibacter diazotrophicus genome and encodes:
- the ctrA gene encoding response regulator transcription factor CtrA, with product MRVLLIEDDSATAQSIELMLKSESFNVYTTDLGEEGIDLGKLYDYDIILLDLNLPDMSGYEVLRTLRVSKIKTPILILSGLGNIEDKVRGLGFGADDYMTKPFHKDELVARIHAIVRRSKGHAQSVIVTGDLIVNLDTKTVEVNGNRVHLTGKEYQMLELLSLRKGTTLTKEMFLNHLYGGMDEPELKIIDVFICKLRKKLANATDGKNYIETVWGRGYVLRENDDVREIA
- a CDS encoding VOC family protein, giving the protein MPQHGTVVWTELETWDVDAAKDFYADTLGWTYQSMPMEDPDGGIYWIIMSGETRVGGLYQLQSPQFDGIPAHWFTFIEVDDIDARLALVEAAGGEIKRPAFDVPGVGRIAIVKDASGAVVGWVTSSEG
- the fliI gene encoding flagellar protein export ATPase FliI gives rise to the protein MERLIAELKRIPLLEIYGRVAAVQGLLVEVAGPIQEMSVGTRLMVSGFGGAQVPMEVVGFGEGRALCLPYGPLEGVRLGAKAAIVSMASTTRPADGWLGRVVNALGEPIDGKGPLPMGPDERLLRSNPPPANERTRVGAPIDLGVRALNTFATCCRGQRMGIFAGSGVGKSVLLSMLARNTACDVAVIGLIGERGREVQEFIEDDLGEEGLARSVVVVATSDESVLMRRQAAYLTMTVAEHFRDEGKDVLCLMDSVTRFAMAQREIGLAAGEPPTSKGYTPTVFTELPRLLERAGPGRAGAGSITGLFTVLVEGDNHNEPIADAVRGILDGHIVMERAIAERGRYPAVNILKSVSRTMPGCVEPEWRDLLREVKRLMATYGDMEELIRLGAYRKGTNPEVDMAMALNDPVEAFLRQGKGECTRRFDGYHALANLLETATGLRLGPDADGTAA
- the fliJ gene encoding flagellar export protein FliJ, whose product is MKARNSLIRLRRFQVDEKRRQLAQIETMIAEFRRMATELDEQIVAEQNRTGITDITHFAYSTFAKAAMQRRDNLNASADDLKGQHEAAQDALAEAVEELKKIELMEERDQERSRHAAEMLDQEQMDEIAAQRAMR